ACCTGCTGTGTCAGCGGAGCTTTCAGTTTTTCAACAGTAGGTTCATCATCATCGTCAACTTCTACTACAGTGGCAACTTCTGCAACAACTTCAACTTCTTCTGCCTTAGCGGGTTCAGCCTCTTCAGCAATGGTTTCTGCTTCTTCTGCAACCGGGGTTTCATTCACCTCAGCATTGACCTCTTCAGGCATGTTTTCAGCATTGGTCAACTCCCCGTTGACGTTTAATTCGTCGTTTGTCATTCTTTTCTTCTTTGTGGCATCCTGCGATACCGGGTTAATAATAAGTGAGTTATGCGGTTCAGACGGACAGGATCACTCCCATAGCCGGGCCATAGAAGCGCCGGCCAAACCGGGGTGCAAAGGTAAAAAAATATTTTATTATCAGGAAGGTAAGAAGTTAATTTTCAAAGAGAAAAAAACATCGGGCCTGTATTTCTTTCTTATTAATGCAGAATAAATAACCCGCTTACTTACAAGACCAGGAAGATGACGCAGAAGACAGCCTGTATTGTTAAGCACTCATAAGGTAACTGTGCCAAACAAAGCAGAAAGAGTTTACCCCATTAAACAACTTTTGCCACCCTCGGGAAAGATATCCGGATAGTGGCAAAAGCAGACTTAAAAGGACTTCTGATTGCTGCAGATTTAAAAACTACTTCTTACCCTGGTTCTTTGCCATCTCCTCAAGCCTTTTTTGGAAGTTTGACTTCTTCACAGGCTTTTTCTTGTTTTCCTGAATCTGAGCATGAAGTTTGTCCTCATTTACAAAACGACGGATAACGTACATCTGCGCGAAGGTCATCAGGTTAGCCAGCAAATAATAATAGCTTAGTCCGGAGGAATAGCTGTTAAAGAATCCGAGGAACATCACAGGCATCAGGTACATCATGGTTTTCATTCCCGGCATCTGATTTCCGGTCGACATCATATCGTTGTTTATCTTGGTGTAGATAATGGTTGATATGGTCATCAGCAGGGTGAAAAGACTCACGTGGTCACCATAGAAAGGGATGGTAAAAGGCAGATCGAGTATGGAATCGTAACTCGAAAGGTCATGCGCCCAAAGGAAAGACTCCTGCCTCAATTCGATGGAAGCAGGAAAGAAACGGAACATGGCAAGCAGGATCGGGAACTGCAACAGCATGGGAACGCAGCCCGACATCGGGTTCACCCCGGCCTTTTTGTACAAGGTCATGGTAGCCTGCTGCTTTTTCATCGCATCTTCTTTCTTCGGATACTTTGCGTTGATCTCGTCCACTTCAGGCTTAAGCAGGCGCATTTTGGCCGAAGACATATAAGTCTTGTATGCAATCGGGAAGAGAACGATTTTCAACAATATCGTAAGAATCAATATGATAATGCCATAATTCAGGTTAAACCCTTCAAGAAAGTTAAAGACAGGAATTACAGCAAAACGGTTGATCCATTGCATTAAGAAGAAACTCCAGCCAAGCGGTATCTGTCGTTCAAGATCCAGCTTGTACTTGCGCATCAGGTTATACTTGTTCGGGCCAAAATAAAATGACATCCCGAGACTTTTATCGACCATGGGATTGAAAGGCAGAGAAAGAACAGCCTGCATCTGTTCAAGGTACTTCATCTCTTTTTCAGGTTCCCGCACTTTCGACAATTCGGCATTCTGAAACAACTCTCCGGCGATCAGTGAAGCAGAGAAAAACTGCTGCTTAAAGGAAACCCATTTAACGCGGGTATTGATGTTCTTACTGTCATCCTTTCTTTCGCTCAGGTAGTCCACTTCACCGTCAGAATGCCTGAAATGTATGGTTGTATTAAGTTTCTCATTTTCGAGATTTTTCTCCTGCCTCAGCAAACGTGCATTCCAGTTGATATTCAGTTCTTTTGTATTGGGTGCAATTATCCCCTCCATATTGACAAAATTCACCTCAAAGTCAACCATATAATTGTCGCCTTTTACCGTGTAGAGATATTCAATATAGCTATCGGGCAATGCAATGCTGTCAGAGCTTCCGGCAAACAGCCTCATGGCAAACTGCAGGGAATCATTCCCACTGATTCTCAGTTCATCCTGCCCTTGAAATCTTTGATCGGTCCATGAAGGCAGAAAATAAAGGTCACCGGTTGTAATCGGCCTTACATCAGTGAAAAAAGCCAGTTCGAACATGGAGGAATCCGGCACAAAAAGAATTGCAGGCTTACCATCAAAAGTTTTATACTCTTTTAATTCAACCTTACTGATTCGTCCGCCCTTATTACTTACGGTGAGTTTAAGCAGGTCAGTCTCAACAATAAATTCCTTATCAACTCCTGAAGCGGAAACTGCAAATGGCCCGAATACAGAGTTCCTGGCAGCGACCAGCGCTCCGGAATCGATATCCTGTGCCGGGGATGGCATTTCTGCAACGGAATTCTTCAGCTCTTCACGCTGAGCCTGCTGAACACGGACTGAATCAGATACTGCCCTTTGAATCGCAGCAATGGAATCCTGGGTGCGCTTCCTGGCTTCCAGCTCTTCTTTGGATGGTGACATCATCACAGTGTAACCAATCATAATGGCGAAGATCAGAAGCAGGCCAATGATAGAATTCTTGTTCATGAAAATAAGATAAAGTAAATGAAAAGAAGGAGGCAAAATTAATTAAAAGCAGGGAAATGCACCAAAATAAAATATCCTGAAGATTCCTGCACAAATCTTACCGCCAGATTACCGGCATTTGCAATGCCCTGATGATGGTGACCTTTATTTGCGAAGACTGAAATCCAGTGCAGCTTTAACAAAATGAACAAACAAAGGATGAGGACTGGCAACAGTACTGCGGTATTCAGGATGAAACTGTATCCCAACAAACCAGGGATGCTCCGGTAACTCGATAATCTCAACCAGATCATCCTTACGGTTTATCCCTGAAGTAAGCATCCCTGCGTTCCGGTATTGATCCAGATAAAAATTGTTGAATTCATACCTGTGACGGTGCCTTTCGGTTATCTCTGCCTTTCCGTAGACTGCCATGGCTTTTGTGCCGTCGGCTATGGTACAGGGGTATGCTCCCAGCCTCATTGTTCCGCCCTTATTACAGATATTTTTCTGGGCCTCCATAATATCAATCACAGGGTGTTTGGTATCAGGGTCCATCTCTGTTGAATTTGCGCCTTTTAAACCAAGCACATTGCGTCCGAATTCTATCACGGCACACTGCATTCCCAGGCAAATACCAAGAAAAGGCACATTATTTTCCCTGGCAAAGCGAATGGATTCAATCTTTCCTTCAATGCCGCGGTTCCCGAATCCGGGCGCAACCAGAATTCCGTCAAGCCCTTCGAGCGAGGCAGCCACCGTTTCAGGGGTTATGCTTTCGGAATGGATTGGCCTGACCATTACCTTGCATTCATTCACTGCACCGGCATGCACAAAGGCTTCGTTTATTGATTTATAGGCATCTTTTAACTCCACGTACTTGCCGATCAAACCAATGGTAACCTGATTTTTCGGGTGTTTAAGTTTGTAAAGGAATTCCTCCCACTTTCTGAGATCCGGCAAATGGCTGGCAGGCATGCGCATTTTCTCAAGCACCTCTACATCAAGTTTTTCGTCACGCATCAGCAGCGGCACATCGTAAATTGATTCGGCATCAATGGATTCTATCACTGCCGTAGGGTCCACGTTACAAAAGAGGGCAATCTTATTGCGCATCCCTTCATTGAGATGCTTTTCGGTACGACATACGATGATATCAGGTTGTACCCCCTGTTCAAGCAACGCCTTTACAGAGTGTTGGGTGGGCTTGGTCTTCAGCTCCCCCGCGGCAGCAAGATAAGGAACCAGTGTAAGATGAATCACCAGGCAATCCGTTCCGATCTCCCAGCGCATCTGACGGACAGATTCAATGTAAGGCAGGGATTCGATGTCACCGACGGTTCCTCCGATCTCCGTGATCACAAAATCGTATTTGCCTTCATTTCCAAGCAGTTTGATTCTTCTTTTTATTTCATCGGTAATGTGAGGGATAACCTGAACTGTTTCGCCAAGGTAATCGCCGTGTCGCTCCTTTTCAATCACCGACTGGTAAATACGTCCCGTCGTAACGTTATTAGCCTGCGATGTAGGTACATTCAGATAACGCTCGTAGTGACCAAGATCCAGATCCGTCTCAGCACCGTCCTCTGTCACAAAACATTCTCCATGTTCGTAAGGATTCAGTGTACCAGGATCAATATTTATATAGGGATCCAGTTTCTGGATGGTTACGCTGAAACCCCTTGCCTGCAGCAATTTGGCCAGCGAAGCTGAAATAATCCCCTTTCCCAGCGATGAAGCCACACCTCCGGTAACAAAAACATACTTTGTTGATGGCATTCTACTTGTTGTTTTTTAAAATCATTATTAATTCCGGTAAACAACCGGAAAAAAGTGTACAAAAGAGAGGACGTGCAGATCTATCAATACAGAAGATCGGATTATACATCTTTAAGGTTGTCAGCAACTGCCTGAACCTGAATTTACCGTTCTCCCGAAACCCGTCATTCAACGTATTATAGACCATCCTGACTTCTGAATGTCAGGCAGCAAAAATACAAACCTCCGGCTAAAAAGCGAGAACCTGTTAAGAAATTATGAAAAGTTTTTTAAGTTTTTTGAAAAGACCGGGAATCCCGTTTATGATCATTTGCCCGCCTTTATACTGTTTAGAATTGCATCATAAATCTCATCTTTATCATATGGTTTGGAAAGAAACTTATCCATGCCCACTTCAAAGCTTTTTTTGCGGAATGACTCCTCCGAGTACGCTGTTAATGCAATGATGGGTATTTCTACTTTTTTCCTCCTCAATTCTATGGTTGCTTCCCAGCCATTCATCTGGGGCATATCTATATCCATAAGTATCACATCATATTCTCCGTTGAGGCATTCATTTACTGCTTCAAGACCATCTCCGACCAGGGTATAATTCCATCCCATTCTTTTTATCAGGATCTCTATTATCCTCTGATTTAGCAGATTATCTTCAGCTATCAGTATCCTTATCGACCTGTCTTCCTTTTCCATGTCTATTACAGTAGATTCATGCCTGAATTCCATAAATTCCCGTGTATACATTTTCACTATCCCTTAATCCGGAATCAGTAAAAAGGTAATACGGATTTCGGGCTATAATTTGAAAAAAAATAAAAAAAGGCTACCAGTGTGAATGCTGATAGCCTAAAATGATGTAAAATACCGGCTACTGTCCCAGGTAAGACTTCAGCAGTTTACTTCTGGAGGTGTGTTTTAACCTTCGGATGGCTTTCTCTTTTATCTGCCTGACACGTTCACGGGTCAGATCGAATTTGGCACCTATTTCCTCGAGCGTGAGTCCATGGTTCATACCTATTCCATAATAGAGATTTACAACATCACGCTCCTTTTCAGTGAGGGTTGCCAGCGAACGCTGAATTTCCCTGGCCAGCGATTCGCGCATCAAACCGGCATCGGTTACGGGGGTATCTTCATCCACAAAGATGTCGATGAATTTCATATCTTCATCCTCAGTAAGGGGCGCATCCATCGAAATATATCTGGTCGATATCTTGAGCGCTGCATCTATCTTATACTCGGGAATTTCAAGCGCTGCTGCCAGTTCATCGGGTGATGGAGGACGTTCAAACTTCTGCTCGAGGCGGGAGGACTCCTTCTTGATTTTATTCAATGACCCCACCTGGTTTAGCGGAAGACGCACAATACGCGACTGCTCGGCCAATGCCTGAAGAATGCTCTGGCGTATCCACCAAACGGCATAAGAGATAAATTTGAATCCACGTGTTTCATCAAAACGCTGAGCCGCTTTAATCAATCCGAGGTTGCCCTCATTGATCAGGTCGGGAAGGCTTAATCCCTGGTTCTGATATTGTTTAGCGACTGAAACCACAAAACGAAGATTAGCCTTGCAGAGTTTCTCCAATGCCTGCTGATCACCCTGACGTATACGCTGGGCAAGCTGGACTTCCTCTTCAGCGCTGATCAGTTCTTCTTTGCCAATATCCTGCAGATATTTGTCAAGCGATGCAGTTTCGCGATTGGTTATAGATTTGGTTATTTTAAGTTGTCTCATAGCGGAGGTTTGTTTTGAAGGCAGGATAAGACCTGTCCATTCTGATTATTAACAATTCTGTCAACTTTAAGTTCAATCTGAAACCGGAAGAGTGGAGTCCGATTACATACACCTGAAGGGATGCGTAAGATACACATCCCTTATCCAACGAACTTCTTATCTGCAGGTTACTACATCCCAAATCCGTAGTAAGCCCGGGTTCTGTTCGGATAGATTCCCTCGAGCAAAACACCACCCTGTTTACCTTCGAGTGCCCGGGCCAGATCAGCCCGGCTGGTCACCGCTTTCCCGTCAACCTGAGTGATAATATAGCCCTGCCTGATGCCGGCATTGCGCAGTTTCCCATCCCTGAGCGAAGTAACCTGAAGGCCGCCTTCAATACCAAGTTCTGATCTGATCTCCTTGCTTACCGGTTCGAAAGTAGCTCCCAGCAACGCATTGACATCAACCTCTTCACGTTTGACGGCATTGGTATTTCCATCCCTGTTCTTTAAAGTAACGTTGAAAGCGATATCTTTATTATTGCGCTTTACGGCAACGTTTACCTTGTCACCCGGACGGTGCTGACCGATAATTTCAAGCAACTCTGAAGTTGAATTTACTGCAACTCCTTCAATATTCATGATTATATCTCCCGATCTCAGACCTGCATCGCGTGCAGCCCCATTGTCAGTCACTTCCGCAACATAAACACCGCGAATCTCAGAAATGCCCTGCTCTTCAGCCAGCCTGCTGTCAAGTTCACGGATACTGACGCCAAGGAAACCACGTTGTACGGTCCCGAACTCCCTCAGGTCTTCCACCACTTTTCGCACAATGTTTGCGGGAATCGCGAATGAGTACCCGGCATAATATCCGGTTCCTGAAGCTATGGCTGCATTGATTCCTATCAGCTCCCCTCGGGTATTTACCAGTGCGCCTCCGCTGTTCCCCCTGTTCACGGCAGCATCTGTCTGTATAAAGGATTCAATGGCAGCACCGTCAGGAGAACCCAGAATATTGATATTACGGGCTTTGGCACTTACGATGCCCGCCGTTACCGTAGAAGTAAGATTAAAAGGATTTCCTACTGCCAACACCCATTCTCCTACCTGCAACTGATCTGAATTACCGTAAATCACATAAGGAAGATCCTTTGCATCAATTTTGATCACGGCCAGATCTGTTGAAGGATCGGTCCCGATTATCCTGGCCTCGAATGTGCGTTTGTCGTTCAGGGTCACTTCCACCTTGTTTGATTCGGTAACCACATGGTTATTGGTGACAATATAACCATCCGGCGAGATGATGACACCTGATCCGGTGGCAATGATCGGTGAAGATCCGCCCCTGGGAGATCTTTCGCCGAAAAAGTCCCTGAAATCGAAGAAATAATCATAAACGCTGCTTTTGCGCAGATATTCAGTCTTAATGTGCACTACTGCATGCACTGTATTGCTGGCGGCGGCTGTAAAATCAGGCAAAACCATAGGTGCTACTGAAACCGGCATATTGGTAAGGTATGCCGGCACCCTTTGTGAATTATCCTGAGCTGCCTGTTCACTTTTCCTGTTGCTGATCAGACTGTAAGCGGCAACGGCTATAATCCCGCCGGCCATGGCTATCAACAAACTCCCGACTATTCTTTTCATAACCCGGTAACTGATTTATTTGAGTTAGTAATTTTAGTTAATGCCCATGAAATTCATCCTCTGTTTTCCTGATGGCGGGCATTGATTTAAACGCAATTTGAATACCAATGTTACAAATACTGATGTTAAAAAGTGTTAATCATCTAAAAGTCAGGTACGACGCTTAAAACCTGCCCTGTTTAAGTTTGACGTCCGGATGCTTAAAAAACCTGATTGATTGCCAGATACACCCGCAAAGCAACTTAATCCGGAAATTAATGCATATGATACCAATGGCATGCAAGCTGAAATCGCATAATAACGGATTATTCTGACGCAGCACCCTTGAAATAGGCATTATACTTTTATTTTTAACAGAAATTGTTTAATTTTGACCCTTTCGACATGAGTATGACATTTTGTCAAAAGCCGTGACTTATGATAAAATTCTACAAATTCCATGGCACCGGCAATGATTTTATCATGCTGGATGGCAGGGAATTGTTAACAATACCCACCCCTGATGAAATCAGGCAATTATGTCACCGGCAAATGGGTATAGGTGCTGATGGGCTGATTATCGTCAAGCCTGTTGAAGGTTTTGATTTTGAAATGATTTACTTCAATGCTGACGGCAGCCTGGCTACCATGTGCGGCAACGGAGCACGCTGTGCGGTGGCATTCGGTTATATTTCAGGTATGTCTGGTTCAGATATTACTTTTAAAGCCGGGGATGGTGGTCATAGTGGAACACTTCAGCCTTTGACAGATTACAAATGGATGGTTGAAATCAGCATGGGCAATATCAGCATCCCTGACCATACCGGCGAGTCTACAGAAATTCACACCGGCACACCGCATCTGGTTATTATCACCCGGGATCCTGACTCGGTAAATGTGCCTGTGGAAGGACGCCGGATCAGATATTCCGAACCCTATCAGACAAGCGGGATTAACGTTAATTTTCTGTCCATCCGGGATAACCGGCTTAAAGTTCGCACGTATGAAAAAGGCGTGGAAGATGAAACACTTTCCTGCGGAACCGGGGTTACTGCATGCGCCGCTGTCGCCGCAATGAAGACCGGGGTAAACAACTGGATTATTGAAACCCGCGGAGGCATTCTGGAAGTCAGGTTGAAAAAAAATGAAACCATTTTTGATAATGTCAGGCTGAAAGGCCCTGCAGCAATGGTTTTCTGCGGCGAATTTACGGGCAGTTTTCCGCGATAAAACTATCACCTTTGCACATGAACCGGATAAATAAAAAACAACCTGCACAATGATCGGCAAAAAAATAAGGCTTAGGGCTCCGGAGCCTGCTGACATTGACATACTATACCACTGGGAAAACGACCCGGAAATCTGGCATGTAAGCAACACCTCCGCACCTTATTCAAGATTTGCCATTGAACAGTATGTATTGAATGCAGGGCACGACATTTTTAACTCAAGGCAACTACGTTTGATGATTGTTACGCTTGAAAGCGAATCTGTCGCGGCAGGTGCGATTGACCTGTTTGACTATGAACCAATTCACAGTAGGGCAGGCGTGGGCATCATGATCGGTAAAGCATTCCGGGGTAAAGGATATGCCAGTGAAGCCCTTGCGCTGATACTGGATTATTGCAGAAATATATTGAACCTGCACCAGGTCTATTGCAACATCTCTGAAGATAACGCTGCAAGTATCAGGTTATTTGATGAAGCGGGTTTCAGGAAAAACGGCGAAAAGAAAGAATGGCTTCTCCTGAACGGAAAATGGACAAATGAATTTTTTTATCAGCTTTTTCTGAAATAAAAATCCCGGCCTGTCATGAGTGAATACTATCATCCGCGATACAGTAATATGAGGAGATCCGGCAGAAAACCCGGAAGACGACTTTTCTGGATATTCGTCCTTTTCGTGCTGTTTGCAGTTATTGCCGCCTGGTTCCTTTATATGATCCTGCTTAAGGACAATGTCTACACAGCATCTGAAAACGAAGCATATATTACCATCCCCACCGGAAGCTCTTTCAGGGATGTAACAACGGAACTTTATTCTCACGGACTGATCATCAACCGCAAAAATTTTGAACTGGTAGCAAGGTTAAAAAAATACGATCAGTCGGTTAAGGCAGGGCGATACAGGTTGACTGACGACATGAATAACCTTCAATTAGTCAGATTACTGCGATCAGGTAACCAGACCCCGGTTAAAGTGATTTTCAATAATATAAGAACACCGGACCAGCTTGCCGGCCGGATTTCCCGGCAAATTGAGGCTGATTCAGTTTCGATTATTAAGCTGTTCAACGACAGTGCCTATCTTGATTCACTCGGGGTTACCATAACCAGCCTTTTCACCATAATCATTCCAAATACTTATGAATTATACTGGAATACCAACGCAAGATCTTTTATTAACCGGATGAAACGCGAATCTGAAAAGTTCTGGGAAGGTTCGCGAAGCCTAAAGCTGAGTCAGATCAACATGAACCGGCACGAAGTGATTACCCTTGCTTCAATTGTTGAAAAAGAAACGAATAAGAATGATGAAAAAGCCAGGGTGGCCGGCGTTTATATAAACAGGCTTAAAAACGGTTGGCTGCTCGAAGCGGACCCCACCCTGGTATTTGCTCATGGAGATTTTGAAATTCGCAGGGTACTCAGCAGTCATAAACAAATTGATTCTCCTTACAATACTTACAAAAACAAGGGGCTCCCCCCCGGACCAATCTGCCTGCCTTCCATAGCCTCCATCGATGCCGTACTAAATTACGAAGATCATAACTACATGTTTTTTTGTGCCAGAGAGGACTTCTCAGGATATCATAACTTTGCCCGCACACTGGAGCAACACAACCTGAATGCCTGGAAATACCAGCAGGCGTTAAACAGAAGAAACATTTACCGTTGACAGGCGTTCCAATTAGTCTTAAATCAGCAGTCTGTCCATTTTTTTTTAATCTATGAGAAGAGCATTCAAAGCATACGATATCAGAGGGATATACAACAGCGATTTTAATGGCGGGGATGTATACAAAATCGGCTTTTTGCTGCCCGCTCTGCTGAAAGCCGAAACTGTGCTGGTCGGGCACGATGTAAGAACATCATCCCCTGAAATTCTTGAATACCTGTGCAAAGGCATTACCGATGCAGGAGCTGATGTGCATGTGGGGGGAGAATGCACCACACCTATGATTTACTGGGCAACCGCTAAGTTCAACTACCAGGCTTCGGTAATGATTACCGCATCACATAACCCGGCAAATTACAATGGCTTGAAAATTTCCAGGGCCAAGGCGCTTCCCGTCGGATTTGACAGCGGGCTTTCAGAACTGCTCGAACTGGCTGAAACTACAGACATCAAGCCGGCCGCCATTCCTGGAACTTACAGCAGTTTAAATTTTATTTCTGACTACCTCGATTTCCTGAAAACATACCAGGAAGATTACCGGAGTCTGCGGATAGCCATTGATTGCTCCAATGGGATGGGATCTCTGCTGGCCAGACAGTTATTTGGAGATGAACCTCTTTATATTTTTGAAGAACGCGATGGCACTTTCCCAAATCACCAGCCAAATCCTCTTGAGGAAGAAAACGTTAAAGACCTGAAGCATCTGGTTATAGAAAACAACTTCGATATAGGGATGATCTTCGACGGAGATGCCGACAGGGTAATGTTTGTGGATGAAAAAGGCCGTTTTATTCAGCCTGACATGATGATTGCGGTTCTGGCCGGTTACTTTTCCGGCAAGGGATTGACAGGCAAAGCTATTCAGGATATCAGGACATCGAAATCAGTAACGGAAGCGGTGGAAGCCAAAGGTTTTGAAATGCATATGTGGCGGGTTGGAAGAGCCTACGCTGCTTTAAAATTAAGGGAAATTGACGGCTTATTCGGCGGTGAACTCGCCGGGCATTACTACTTCAGGGATTTTTACTATTCTGACTCAGCTTACCTGGCTGCACTGCTTATTTTGTCGGAGCTGAAAAAGCATAAAGCCCTCGGATTAAGTCTGTCCGGAATGATCGATGCAATCAGCAGATACGCAGGTACCGGTGAGATCAATTTCCACGTTGAGAAGAAAAACGAAGCGATGGAAGCGCTCAGGAAAGCTTTTTGTGACATAGAAGAGCCAGTTGCTTTTTACGATTTCGATGGATACAGGATTGAGTTCAGGGATTGGTGGTTCAATGTTCGGCCTTCAAATACAGAACCATACCTTCGCTTCCTGGCCGAAGCCGGATCACAGGAACTGCTGAATATCAAGAAGGCCAAAGCCCTTGAGATCCTTCAACCATTTATCACTGAGAACCTCCATGTACATTAGGCTCCGGGGAGCATATGCCCTCCTGTTTCTGCTTCTGCTACTGCCTTTTATCATCATTGCCCAAAAACCGGCACAGCAGCATAGTAATCCGGACACAACAGAAAGCAATACAATCAACAAGGCCCGGATAAACGGACTGTTGATCGGCGGTGGTCTGGCATATGCCGGCAGTATGACCGGGCTATACCATTTGTGGTTTAAAAATTATCCGCAATCCTCCTTTCACTTCATCAACGATAATCATGAATGGCTCCAGATGGATAAAGCAGGCCATGCTACCTCGTCGTATTACATAGGGCTACTCGGAAATGAAGCGCTCCGTTGGGCAGGTTTCAACAATAAGAAAGCCGCATGGTATGGTGGCAGTATGGGATTCGCCTACCTTACCGTTATTGAAATCCTGGATGGTTTCTCTGCCGGCTGGGGGGCTTCTTCCGGTGATCTGATCGCAAACAGCCTTGGATCGGCAGCATTCATCAGTCAGCAATTAATCTGGGAGGAACAGCGCATACTTATGAAATGGTCGTTTCATATGACCGGATATGCGAAATACAGACCCGACCTGCTTGGCAGGTCTTTTACCGAGAGGGCCCTTAAAGACTACAATGGACAAACCATCTGGCTGTCAGCCAATATCCGTTCATTCCTGAAAAACGAACGCCGTTTCCCCGGATGGCTGAATATTGCATTTGGCTATGGTGCTGAGGGGATGATCGGGGCGAACTCCAATCCCGCCTTCCACAACGACGAGCCGGTTCCTGGATTTGACAGATACAGGCAATTCTACATCTCACCAGATATCGATCTCACGAGGATAAGGACGAAATCTCCATTGCTGAATAAAACCCTTAAAACCTTCGGGTTTCTGAAAATTCCCCTGCCGGCGCTTGAATTCAGCAGCAAAGGCGTAAAATTTCATCCCCTGTATTTCTAAGCAGAACTATACATTGAAACGGATATGCATAATATCGCCGTCTTCAACAATATAGTTCTTCCCTTCGACATAAAGTTTACCGGCTTCACGGCAGGCATGTTCCGATTTCAGCTCGATGAAATCCTTGTATTTCATCACTTCGGCACGAATAAAACCCCGCTCCAGGTCGCTGTGGATTACCCCGGCAGCCTGCGGTGCAGTCATTCCCTTTTTAATGGTCCATGCACGAACTTCTTTGGGTCCGGCGGTGAAAAATGACATCAGATTTAATATATCATAGGCGGAGCGAACCAGCTTATTTACTCCGGGTTCCGACAGACCTGCATCCTCAAGGAAAATCCCGCGGTCTTCAGCACTTTCCAGCTCGGCAATCTCAGCTTCCAGCGCACCGGCAATCACCAGAACCTGGGTATCCTCATTTTTTACCGCTTCCTTTATCTGATCCACATATTTGTTCCCGTTCACAGCCGATGTATCATCCACATTACAAACATAGATAACCGGCTTATCCGTCAGCAGGTACATATCATCAATAAACCGGCGGTCGTTTTCTTCTATTTCGAGAGACCGCACTGACTGAAAGCCTTCGAGATGTTCTTTTACCCTGGTGAGCACATCTATACCATGCTTTGCATCTTTGTCCCCCGATTTCGCAATTTTTTCAAGGCGCTGGATTTTCCGTTCAACCAGGTCGAGGTCCCTGATTTGCAGCTCAAGGTCAACAATCTCCCGGTCGCGGACCGGATTAACCGAACCCTCAACATGAGGCAGGTTCTCATCGTCGAAGCAACGCAACACATGAATAATCGCATCTGTTTGCTGAATATCTGCCAGAAATTTATTCCCGACGCCTTCGCCCTGACTGGCGCCCTTAGCCAAACCCGGAATATCAACAATTTCAACAGTTACCGGCACTACCCTTGCCGATTTGATCAGTTTATCAATTTCATACAAGCGGTCATCCGGAAC
This sequence is a window from Lentimicrobium saccharophilum. Protein-coding genes within it:
- the yidC gene encoding membrane protein insertase YidC, yielding MNKNSIIGLLLIFAIMIGYTVMMSPSKEELEARKRTQDSIAAIQRAVSDSVRVQQAQREELKNSVAEMPSPAQDIDSGALVAARNSVFGPFAVSASGVDKEFIVETDLLKLTVSNKGGRISKVELKEYKTFDGKPAILFVPDSSMFELAFFTDVRPITTGDLYFLPSWTDQRFQGQDELRISGNDSLQFAMRLFAGSSDSIALPDSYIEYLYTVKGDNYMVDFEVNFVNMEGIIAPNTKELNINWNARLLRQEKNLENEKLNTTIHFRHSDGEVDYLSERKDDSKNINTRVKWVSFKQQFFSASLIAGELFQNAELSKVREPEKEMKYLEQMQAVLSLPFNPMVDKSLGMSFYFGPNKYNLMRKYKLDLERQIPLGWSFFLMQWINRFAVIPVFNFLEGFNLNYGIIILILTILLKIVLFPIAYKTYMSSAKMRLLKPEVDEINAKYPKKEDAMKKQQATMTLYKKAGVNPMSGCVPMLLQFPILLAMFRFFPASIELRQESFLWAHDLSSYDSILDLPFTIPFYGDHVSLFTLLMTISTIIYTKINNDMMSTGNQMPGMKTMMYLMPVMFLGFFNSYSSGLSYYYLLANLMTFAQMYVIRRFVNEDKLHAQIQENKKKPVKKSNFQKRLEEMAKNQGKK
- a CDS encoding CTP synthase; this translates as MPSTKYVFVTGGVASSLGKGIISASLAKLLQARGFSVTIQKLDPYINIDPGTLNPYEHGECFVTEDGAETDLDLGHYERYLNVPTSQANNVTTGRIYQSVIEKERHGDYLGETVQVIPHITDEIKRRIKLLGNEGKYDFVITEIGGTVGDIESLPYIESVRQMRWEIGTDCLVIHLTLVPYLAAAGELKTKPTQHSVKALLEQGVQPDIIVCRTEKHLNEGMRNKIALFCNVDPTAVIESIDAESIYDVPLLMRDEKLDVEVLEKMRMPASHLPDLRKWEEFLYKLKHPKNQVTIGLIGKYVELKDAYKSINEAFVHAGAVNECKVMVRPIHSESITPETVAASLEGLDGILVAPGFGNRGIEGKIESIRFARENNVPFLGICLGMQCAVIEFGRNVLGLKGANSTEMDPDTKHPVIDIMEAQKNICNKGGTMRLGAYPCTIADGTKAMAVYGKAEITERHRHRYEFNNFYLDQYRNAGMLTSGINRKDDLVEIIELPEHPWFVGIQFHPEYRSTVASPHPLFVHFVKAALDFSLRK
- a CDS encoding response regulator, which gives rise to MEFRHESTVIDMEKEDRSIRILIAEDNLLNQRIIEILIKRMGWNYTLVGDGLEAVNECLNGEYDVILMDIDMPQMNGWEATIELRRKKVEIPIIALTAYSEESFRKKSFEVGMDKFLSKPYDKDEIYDAILNSIKAGK
- a CDS encoding sigma-70 family RNA polymerase sigma factor; the encoded protein is MRQLKITKSITNRETASLDKYLQDIGKEELISAEEEVQLAQRIRQGDQQALEKLCKANLRFVVSVAKQYQNQGLSLPDLINEGNLGLIKAAQRFDETRGFKFISYAVWWIRQSILQALAEQSRIVRLPLNQVGSLNKIKKESSRLEQKFERPPSPDELAAALEIPEYKIDAALKISTRYISMDAPLTEDEDMKFIDIFVDEDTPVTDAGLMRESLAREIQRSLATLTEKERDVVNLYYGIGMNHGLTLEEIGAKFDLTRERVRQIKEKAIRRLKHTSRSKLLKSYLGQ